Proteins encoded together in one Coffea arabica cultivar ET-39 chromosome 2c, Coffea Arabica ET-39 HiFi, whole genome shotgun sequence window:
- the LOC113726279 gene encoding bifunctional phosphatase IMPL2, chloroplastic-like isoform X1, translated as MQLQMLSNPRFLVNPNRNSSLPSFSSPFLSPSNNLTNFSSIFRSPPNLLSASLQSKVLTSARMSSKSALSDNAQSVELGLDDCQLDRFAAVANQLADAAGQVIRQYFRKSFEILDKEDLSPVTIADQAAEEAMVRIIQENFPSHAIYGEEKGWRCKEKVADYVWVLDPIDGTKSFITGKPLFGTLIALLYQGKPVLGIIDQPILRERWVGLNGRKTTLNGQDISTRGCAKLSQAYLYTTSPHLFNGDAEVAFARVRDKVHPLCPRNNQIDAYKFL; from the exons ATGCAGCTCCAAATGCTTTCCAACCCTCGGTTCCTTGTTAACCCGAATCGGAACTCTTCtctcccttctttttcttctcctttcctTTCTCCTTCCAACAATCTCACCAACTTCTCTTCAATTTTTCGTTCGCCTCCCAATCTACTCTCAGCTTCTCTACAATCCAAAGTCCTCACCTCCGCAAGGATGTCTTCCAAGTCTGCACTTTCCGATAATGCTCAATCTGTTGAGTTAGGGCTCGACGATTGTCAGCTCGATCGCTTCGCAGCTGTTGCTAACCAGCTGGCCGACGCCGCCGGCCAAGTTATCCGCCAGTACTTCCGAAAGAGCTTCGAAATCCTCGATAAAGAGGATTTAA GTCCTGTTACAATTGCTGATCAAGCAGCTGAAGAGGCAATGGTCAGGATTATACAAGAGAACTTTCCTTCCCATGCAAT TTATGGAGAAGAGAAGGGTTGGAGGTGTAAGGAGAAAGTTGCGGACTATGTTTGGGTATTGGATCCAATTGATGGAACAAAGAGCTTCATCACAG GAAAACCATTATTTGGGACTCTTATTGCTCTATTATACCAAGGAAAACCG GTTCTTGGCATAATTGATCAGCCTATTTTGAGAGAGAGATGGGTTGGATTAAATGGGAGGAAAACTACTTTAAATGGACAAGATATATCTACACGTGGCTGTGCAAAACTCTCACAAGCTTATCT GTACACAACCAGCCCACATCTATTCAATGGAGATGCTGAGGTGGCTTTTGCTCGAGTCAGGGATAAGGTTCATCCTCTATGTCCAAGAAACAATCAGATAGATGCGTATAAATTTCTATAA
- the LOC113726280 gene encoding uncharacterized protein isoform X1: MGSVCCVAAKDRTVTNGSTSEIMHRNIRHSPSWSFRWDNRVRVVGEETSVNWISDGVTRNDPLDVKSGPTIETTHASEEGSPLDSFQSLVWQKSPVSDVNNGATRLTTSGLLLRKFDGDLVDEDQRVRNLVKDFRRIFQGRDPLTCTNSTDVRESTASPAVSCPSPVKLSPSAPSVSSLSTSPLSSQSHPLPASSTPSRWPRRSPGHQLLRQVSDSLVPTIKSPTLSVSEETSSFMLPGWSHESTRASHGGSSDSWSTPTFPDIMSTSRRERWSFDSETLGFVRDKITRSSGRNSGYSFDLQSCGICAKLLTEKSSWGSQKIIATNELAVVAVLICGHVYHAECLENMTSDINKYDPACPICTFGEKQAQKMSEKALRAEFELKTRKRSRNRIADSDLNSDLVAFDRQKSSGHDGRGPKMSSSSSMKGSLAKPFLRRHFSFGSKGSRSMSENHSSWKRGFFWAKSRKD; the protein is encoded by the exons ATGGGGTCTGTCTGTTGTGTTGCTGCTAAGGATAGAACGGTTACAAATGGGTCTACCAGTGAAATTATGCACAGGAACATTCGGCATTCCCCATCATGGAGCTTTCGATGGGATAACCGGGTGCGAGTAGTGGGGGAGGAAACTTCTGTAAATTGGATTTCCGATGGGGTCACCCGCAATGATCCACTAGATGTTAAATCTGGACCAACTATTGAAACCACACATGCATCTGAAGAAGGTAGTCCATTGGATAGTTTTCAATCACTTGTATGGCAGAAGTCCCCAGTTTCTGATGTAAATAACGGGGCTACAAGGCTCACTACTTCTG GTCTACTGTTGAGAAAGTTCGATGGAGACCTAGTGGATGAGGATCAAAGAGTCAGAAATCTTGTGAAGGATTTTAGGCGCATCTTTCAAGGACGAG ATCCTTTAACCTGTACAAATTCTACAGAT GTTAGGGAGTCAACTGCATCTCCTGCAGTTTCTTGTCCATCTCCCGTGAAGTTATCTCCTTCAGCACCTTCAGTTTCCTCTCTGTCAACATCACCTTTGTCATCCCAAAGCCACCCGCTTCCTGCAAGCTCAACTCCATCAAGATGGCCTCGCCGTTCTCCTGGGCACCAACTCTTACGGCAAGTATCTGACAGCCTTGTTCCAACAATCAAGTCTCCAACTTTGTCAGTTTCTGAAGAAACATCATCTTTTATGCTTCCTGGATGGAGCCATGAGTCAACTAGGGCTTCCCATGGTGGGTCATCAGACAGTTGGTCTACACCAACCTTCCCTGATATCATGTCAACTTCCCGTAGAGAAAGGTGGTCTTTTGACAGTGAAACATTGGGTTTTGTTCGTGACAAAATAACCAGATCTAGTGGTAGAAATTCTGGTTATTCCTTTGATCTCCAAAGCTGTGGCATTTGTGCGAAACTTTTGACTGAGAAATCTTCATGGGGCAGCCAGAAAATTATAGCAACTAATGAGCTTGCAGTGGTTGCTGTTTTAATTTGTGGGCACGTTTACCATGCAGAGTGCTTGGAAAATATGACCTCTGATATTAACAAGTATGATCCAGCTTGTCCAATCTGTACCTTTGGGGAGAAACAGGCACAGAAAATGTCGGAGAAAGCTTTGAGAGCCGAATTTGAGTTAAAGACTAGAAAGAGATCTAGGAACAGGATTGCTGATAGTGACCTTAATAGCGATCTTGTTGCTTTTGATCGTCAGAAAAGTAGTGGACATGACGGAAGAGGTCCTAAGATGAGTTCCAGTTCCAGCATGAAGGGCTCTTTGGCGAAGCCTTTCTTGAGGCGTCACTTTTCTTTTGGATCTAAAGGCAGTAGATCAATGTCAGAGAATCATTCTTCCTGGAAGAGGGGATTCTTCTGGGCAAAATCGAGAAAGGATTAA
- the LOC113726278 gene encoding bifunctional phosphatase IMPL2, chloroplastic-like produces the protein MRGSREDDEITSGTTKPFALYLLMLIMLISCSVSPFLQNQLSPFLSTFFCRLFKALIHMQLQMLSNPRFLVNPNRNSSLPSFSSPFLSPSNNLTNFSSIFRSPPNLLSASLQSKVLTSARMSSKSALSNNAQSVELGLDDCQLDRFAAVANQLADAAGQVIRQYFRKSFEILDKEDLSPVTIADQAAEEAMVRIIQENFPFHAIYGEEKGWRCKEKVADYVWVLDPIDGTKSFITGKPLFGTLIALLYQGKPVLGIIDQPILRERWVGLNGRKTTLNGQDISTRGCAKLSQAYLYTTSPHLFNGDAEMAFARVRDKVHPLCPRNIQIDAYKFL, from the exons ATGAGGGGGTCACGTGAGGACGACGAAATCACGAGCGGAACGACGAAACCCTTCGCACTTTATCTACTTATGTTGATTATGTTGATAAGCTGCTCTGTTTCtccttttcttcaaaatcagcTTTCTCCATTTCTCTCAACCTTTTTTTGCCGCCTCTTTAAAGCCCTTATTCACATGCAGCTCCAAATGCTTTCCAACCCTCGGTTCCTTGTTAACCCGAATCGGAACTCTTCTCTCCCTTCTTTCTCTTCTCCTTTCCTTTCTCCTTCCAACAATCTCACCAACTTCTCTTCAATTTTTCGTTCGCCTCCCAATCTACTCTCAGCTTCTCTACAATCCAAAGTCCTCACCTCCGCAAGGATGTCTTCCAAGTCTGCACTTTCCAATAATGCTCAATCTGTTGAGTTAGGGCTCGACGATTGTCAGCTCGATCGCTTCGCAGCTGTTGCTAACCAGCTGGCCGACGCCGCCGGCCAAGTTATCCGCCAGTACTTCCGAAAGAGCTTCGAAATCCTCGATAAAGAGGATTTAA GTCCTGTTACAATTGCTGATCAAGCAGCTGAAGAGGCAATGGTCAGGATTATACAAGAGAACTTTCCTTTCCATGCAAT TTATGGAGAAGAGAAGGGTTGGAGGTGTAAGGAGAAAGTTGCGGACTATGTTTGGGTATTGGATCCAATTGATGGAACAAAGAGCTTCATCACAG GAAAACCATTATTTGGGACTCTTATTGCTCTATTATACCAAGGAAAACCG GTTCTTGGCATAATTGATCAGCCTATTTTGAGAGAGAGATGGGTTGGATTAAATGGGAGGAAAACTACTTTAAATGGACAAGATATTTCTACACGTGGCTGTGCAAAACTCTCACAAGCTTATCT GTACACAACCAGCCCACATCTATTCAATGGAGATGCTGAGATGGCTTTTGCTCGAGTCAGGGATAAGGTTCATCCTCTATGTCCAAGAAACATTCAGATAGATGCGTATAAATTTCTATAA
- the LOC113731247 gene encoding bifunctional phosphatase IMPL2, chloroplastic: MRGSREDDEITSGTTKPFALYLLMLIMLISCSVSPFLQNQLSPFLSTFFCRLFKALIHMQLQMLSNPRFLVNPNRNSSLPSFSSPFLSPSNNLTNFSSIFRSPPNLLSASLQSKVLTSARMSSKSALSNNAQSVELGLDDCQLDRFAAVANQLADAAGQVIRQYFRKSFEILDKEDLSPVTIADQAAEEAMVRIIQENFPFHAIYGEEKGWRCKEKVADYVWVLDPIDGTKSFITGKPLFGTLIALLYQGKPVLGIIDQPILRERWVGLNGRKTTLNGQDISTRGCAKLSQAYLYTTSPHLFNGDAEMAFARVRDKVKVPLYGCDCYAYALLATGFVDLVIESGLRPYDFLSLIPVIEGAGGILTDWKGRELDWKASADSHAGSFNVVAAGDKQLHLQALDALRWP, from the exons ATGAGGGGGTCACGTGAGGACGACGAAATCACGAGCGGAACGACGAAACCCTTCGCACTTTATCTACTTATGTTGATTATGTTGATAAGCTGCTCTGTTTCtccttttcttcaaaatcagcTTTCTCCATTTCTCTCAACCTTTTTTTGCCGCCTCTTTAAAGCCCTTATTCACATGCAGCTCCAAATGCTTTCCAACCCTCGGTTCCTTGTTAACCCGAATCGGAACTCTTCTCTCCCTTCTTTCTCTTCTCCTTTCCTTTCTCCTTCCAACAATCTCACCAACTTCTCTTCAATTTTTCGTTCGCCTCCCAATCTACTCTCAGCTTCTCTACAATCCAAAGTCCTCACCTCCGCAAGGATGTCTTCCAAGTCTGCACTTTCCAATAATGCTCAATCTGTTGAGTTAGGGCTCGACGATTGTCAGCTCGATCGCTTCGCAGCTGTTGCTAACCAGCTGGCCGACGCCGCCGGCCAAGTTATCCGCCAGTACTTCCGAAAGAGCTTCGAAATCCTCGATAAAGAGGATTTAA GTCCTGTTACAATTGCTGATCAAGCAGCTGAAGAGGCAATGGTCAGGATTATACAAGAGAACTTTCCTTTCCATGCAAT TTATGGAGAAGAGAAGGGTTGGAGGTGTAAGGAGAAAGTTGCGGACTATGTTTGGGTATTGGATCCAATTGATGGAACAAAGAGCTTCATCACAG GAAAACCATTATTTGGGACTCTTATTGCTCTATTATACCAAGGAAAACCG GTTCTTGGCATAATTGATCAGCCTATTTTGAGAGAGAGATGGGTTGGATTAAATGGGAGGAAAACTACTTTAAATGGACAAGATATTTCTACACGTGGCTGTGCAAAACTCTCACAAGCTTATCT GTACACAACCAGCCCACATCTATTCAATGGAGATGCTGAGATGGCTTTTGCTCGAGTCAGGGATAAG GTGAAAGTTCCTTTATATGGTTGCGACTGTTATGCCTATGCCCTATTAGCCACTGGTTTTGTTGATCTCGTGATCGAATCTGGCCTAAGG CCTTATGATTTTCTTTCACTCATCCCGGTGATAGAGGGTGCCGGTGGAATTCTAACTGATTGGAAAGGACGTGAACTTGACTGGAAGGCATCTGCTGATTCTCATGCAGGAA GTTTTAATGTAGTGGCAGCTGGGGACAAGCAGCTACACCTGCAAGCTCTGGATGCACTACGATGGCCTTAA
- the LOC113726280 gene encoding uncharacterized protein isoform X3 translates to MADLRDEYGNPMQLTDQYGNPVQLKDEYGNPMQLSGVAITAGTASAVHSTGTGPTAATGTQQHQEQLHRSSSSSSGSSEDDGQGGRRKKKGLKEKIKEKLTGGRHKDRDDQEHIDDQHAHSASPPTTTTGSGTSTTVGGQHREQQHEKKSMMEKIMEKLPGHHDTH, encoded by the exons ATGGCTGACTTGCGTGATGAATATGGAAATCCTATGCAGTTGACCGACCAGTATGGCAACCCGGTTCAGCTCAAGGACGAGTATGGCAACCCAATGCAGCTTAGCGGTGTAGCTATCACCGCCGGGACGGCTAGTGCTGTCCATTCTACTGGAACCGGACCAACTGCTGCCACTGGAACCCAGCAACATCAGGAGCAGCTTCATCGGTCTAGCAGCTCAAGCTCTGGCTCG TCGGAGGATGATGgacaaggaggaagaagaaagaaaaaagggttgAAAGAAAAGATAAAGGAGAAACTAACGGGCGGGAGGCACAAGGACAGAGACGATCAGGAGCACATAGATGATCAGCACGCACACAGCGCCTCTCCTCCAACAACCACCACTGGCAGCGGGACGTCTACTACAGTCGGGGGTCAGCACCGGGAACAGCAGCATGAAAAGAAGAGCATGATGGAGAAGATTATGGAAAAGCTCCCTGGCCATCACGACACCCACTAG
- the LOC113726280 gene encoding uncharacterized protein isoform X2: protein MGSVCCVAAKDRTVTNGSTSEIMHRNIRHSPSWSFRWDNRVRVVGEETSVNWISDGVTRNDPLDVKSGPTIETTHASEEGSPLDSFQSLVWQKSPVSDVNNGATRLTTSDPLTCTNSTDVRESTASPAVSCPSPVKLSPSAPSVSSLSTSPLSSQSHPLPASSTPSRWPRRSPGHQLLRQVSDSLVPTIKSPTLSVSEETSSFMLPGWSHESTRASHGGSSDSWSTPTFPDIMSTSRRERWSFDSETLGFVRDKITRSSGRNSGYSFDLQSCGICAKLLTEKSSWGSQKIIATNELAVVAVLICGHVYHAECLENMTSDINKYDPACPICTFGEKQAQKMSEKALRAEFELKTRKRSRNRIADSDLNSDLVAFDRQKSSGHDGRGPKMSSSSSMKGSLAKPFLRRHFSFGSKGSRSMSENHSSWKRGFFWAKSRKD from the exons ATGGGGTCTGTCTGTTGTGTTGCTGCTAAGGATAGAACGGTTACAAATGGGTCTACCAGTGAAATTATGCACAGGAACATTCGGCATTCCCCATCATGGAGCTTTCGATGGGATAACCGGGTGCGAGTAGTGGGGGAGGAAACTTCTGTAAATTGGATTTCCGATGGGGTCACCCGCAATGATCCACTAGATGTTAAATCTGGACCAACTATTGAAACCACACATGCATCTGAAGAAGGTAGTCCATTGGATAGTTTTCAATCACTTGTATGGCAGAAGTCCCCAGTTTCTGATGTAAATAACGGGGCTACAAGGCTCACTACTTCTG ATCCTTTAACCTGTACAAATTCTACAGAT GTTAGGGAGTCAACTGCATCTCCTGCAGTTTCTTGTCCATCTCCCGTGAAGTTATCTCCTTCAGCACCTTCAGTTTCCTCTCTGTCAACATCACCTTTGTCATCCCAAAGCCACCCGCTTCCTGCAAGCTCAACTCCATCAAGATGGCCTCGCCGTTCTCCTGGGCACCAACTCTTACGGCAAGTATCTGACAGCCTTGTTCCAACAATCAAGTCTCCAACTTTGTCAGTTTCTGAAGAAACATCATCTTTTATGCTTCCTGGATGGAGCCATGAGTCAACTAGGGCTTCCCATGGTGGGTCATCAGACAGTTGGTCTACACCAACCTTCCCTGATATCATGTCAACTTCCCGTAGAGAAAGGTGGTCTTTTGACAGTGAAACATTGGGTTTTGTTCGTGACAAAATAACCAGATCTAGTGGTAGAAATTCTGGTTATTCCTTTGATCTCCAAAGCTGTGGCATTTGTGCGAAACTTTTGACTGAGAAATCTTCATGGGGCAGCCAGAAAATTATAGCAACTAATGAGCTTGCAGTGGTTGCTGTTTTAATTTGTGGGCACGTTTACCATGCAGAGTGCTTGGAAAATATGACCTCTGATATTAACAAGTATGATCCAGCTTGTCCAATCTGTACCTTTGGGGAGAAACAGGCACAGAAAATGTCGGAGAAAGCTTTGAGAGCCGAATTTGAGTTAAAGACTAGAAAGAGATCTAGGAACAGGATTGCTGATAGTGACCTTAATAGCGATCTTGTTGCTTTTGATCGTCAGAAAAGTAGTGGACATGACGGAAGAGGTCCTAAGATGAGTTCCAGTTCCAGCATGAAGGGCTCTTTGGCGAAGCCTTTCTTGAGGCGTCACTTTTCTTTTGGATCTAAAGGCAGTAGATCAATGTCAGAGAATCATTCTTCCTGGAAGAGGGGATTCTTCTGGGCAAAATCGAGAAAGGATTAA
- the LOC113726279 gene encoding bifunctional phosphatase IMPL2, chloroplastic-like isoform X2 has product MQLQMLSNPRFLVNPNRNSSLPSFSSPFLSPSNNLTNFSSIFRSPPNLLSASLQSKVLTSARMSSKSALSDNAQSVELGLDDCQLDRFAAVANQLADAAGQVIRQYFRKSFEILDKEDLSPVTIADQAAEEAMVRIIQENFPSHAIYGEEKGWRCKEKVADYVWVLDPIDGTKSFITGKPLFGTLIALLYQGKPVHNQPTSIQWRC; this is encoded by the exons ATGCAGCTCCAAATGCTTTCCAACCCTCGGTTCCTTGTTAACCCGAATCGGAACTCTTCtctcccttctttttcttctcctttcctTTCTCCTTCCAACAATCTCACCAACTTCTCTTCAATTTTTCGTTCGCCTCCCAATCTACTCTCAGCTTCTCTACAATCCAAAGTCCTCACCTCCGCAAGGATGTCTTCCAAGTCTGCACTTTCCGATAATGCTCAATCTGTTGAGTTAGGGCTCGACGATTGTCAGCTCGATCGCTTCGCAGCTGTTGCTAACCAGCTGGCCGACGCCGCCGGCCAAGTTATCCGCCAGTACTTCCGAAAGAGCTTCGAAATCCTCGATAAAGAGGATTTAA GTCCTGTTACAATTGCTGATCAAGCAGCTGAAGAGGCAATGGTCAGGATTATACAAGAGAACTTTCCTTCCCATGCAAT TTATGGAGAAGAGAAGGGTTGGAGGTGTAAGGAGAAAGTTGCGGACTATGTTTGGGTATTGGATCCAATTGATGGAACAAAGAGCTTCATCACAG GAAAACCATTATTTGGGACTCTTATTGCTCTATTATACCAAGGAAAACCG GTACACAACCAGCCCACATCTATTCAATGGAGATGCTGA
- the LOC113731246 gene encoding 26S proteasome regulatory subunit 10B homolog A: protein MSGETEDAVRRKTASAEYRKKLLQHKELESRVRTVRENLRTTKKEYAKTEDDLKSLQSVGQIIGEVLRPLDNERLIVKASSGPRYVVGCRNKVDKEKLTAGTRVVLDMTTLTIMRALPREVDPVVYNMLHEDPGNVSYSAVGGLSDQIRELRESIELPLMNPELFLRVGIKPPKGVLLYGPPGTGKTLLARAIASNIDANFLKVVSSAIIDKYIGESARLIREMFGYARDHQPCIIFMDEIDAIGGRRFSEGTSADREIQRTLMELLNQLDGFDQLGKVKMIMATNRPDVLDPALLRPGRLDRKIEIPLPNEQSRMEILKIHAAGIAKHGEIDYEAVVKLAEGFNGADLRNICTEAGMSAIRSERDYVIHEDFMKAVRKLNEAKKLESSAHYSADFGKD from the exons ATGTCAGGTGAAACCGAAGATGCCGTCCGGCGCAAGACGGCCAGCGCCGAGTACCGGAAGAAATTGCTCCAACACAAGGAGCTAGAATCCCGAGTTCGAACAG TGAGGGAGAATTTGCGTACTACAAAAAAGGAATATGCTAAAACAGAAGATGATTTGAAGTCACTCCAAAGTGTTGGACAGATCATAGGGGAGGTGCTTAGACCGCTGGACAATGAGCGCT TGATTGTTAAAGCTAGTAGTGGCCCAAGGTATGTAGTGGGCTGTCGCAATAAAGTGGACAAGGAAAAACTAACTGCAGGAACCAGAGTTGTACTTGATATGACAACACTCACGATAATGCGGGCACTTCCTCGTGAA GTTGATCCTGTTGTATACAATATGCTTCATGAAGATCCTGGCAATGTCAGCTACTCTGCAGTGGGTGGTCTTTCTGATCAGATTCGAGAGTTGAGAGAATCTATAGAATTACCTCTTATGAATCCTGAACTCTTTCTTAGAGTTGGTATTAAACCTCCTAAG GGTGTTCTTCTTTATGGACCTCCTGGAACTGGGAAAACATTATTAGCCAGAGCAATTGCTAGCAACATAGACGCCAATTTCCTAAAG GTTGTTTCTAGTGCAATTATTGATAAATACATCGGTGAGAGTGCACGACTGATAAGGGAAATGTTTGGATACGCCCGTGATCACCAA CCCTGTATTATATTTATGGATGAGATTGATGCTATTGGTGGGCGCCGTTTTAGCGAGGGAACAAGTGCTGACCGTGAAATCCAAAGAACACTGATGGAGTTGCTTAATCAGCTGGATGGTTTTGATCAGCTTGGAAAG GTTAAAATGATTATGGCAACAAACAGACCTGATGTTTTGGACCCGGCTCTTCTTCGTCCGGGACGGCTAGACAGGAAAATAGAAATACCATTGCCTAATGAACAGTCAAGGATGGAAATTCTCAAGATCCATGCTGCAGGAATTGCTAAACACGGTGAAATTGATTATGAGGCTGTTGTCAAGCTTGCTGAG GGTTTCAATGGGGCTGATCTTCGTAACATTTGCACAGAAGCTGGTATGTCAGCAATTCGTTCTGAGCGTGATTATGTCATCCATGAAGATTTCATGAAG GCTGTAAGAAAACTGAACGAAGCAAAGAAACTCGAATCAAGTGCGCACTACAGTGCTGATTTTGGAAAAGATTAA